In Syntrophotaleaceae bacterium, a genomic segment contains:
- a CDS encoding lipid A deacylase LpxR family protein, which yields MNLLILSLVGLWLFPALASGQSGNGTLSLVLENDLFYNTDRNYTNGVRAAWLSAPEKAPEWALRAARRFPFFPEDGTVRTSYAIGQNMYTPEDIEIPNPPRDDQPYAGWLYGSIGLIAETGRRLDQLELTLGMVGPASLAEQTQKFVHEITDSAKPRGWDTQLKNEPGVTLTYQRNWRRFIEETALGNTFDMTPHAGGAIGNVFTYANAGLTLRLGRRLPHDYGPPRIQPSLPGSGFFVPQNGFGWYLFAGVEGRAVARNIFLDGNTFRDSRSVDKEPLVGDLQFGFALTWSDVRLGYTHVLRTREFKTQGKTSEFGAVSLSIQF from the coding sequence ATGAATCTTCTGATCCTCTCGCTGGTGGGTTTGTGGTTGTTCCCGGCGCTGGCGTCGGGGCAGAGCGGGAACGGTACGTTGAGTCTCGTACTCGAAAACGACCTCTTCTACAACACTGACCGCAACTACACCAACGGCGTGCGCGCCGCCTGGTTGTCGGCTCCGGAAAAAGCGCCTGAATGGGCGCTGCGGGCGGCCCGACGGTTCCCCTTTTTTCCCGAGGACGGCACCGTGCGCACCAGCTACGCCATCGGACAGAACATGTACACCCCCGAGGACATCGAGATCCCGAATCCACCACGCGATGACCAGCCCTACGCCGGCTGGCTCTACGGCTCAATCGGGCTGATCGCCGAGACCGGCCGGCGCCTCGACCAGCTGGAGCTGACCCTCGGAATGGTCGGACCGGCCTCGCTTGCCGAGCAGACCCAGAAGTTCGTCCACGAGATCACGGACTCGGCGAAGCCGCGCGGCTGGGACACCCAGCTCAAGAATGAGCCAGGTGTTACTCTCACCTACCAGCGCAACTGGCGCCGCTTCATCGAGGAAACGGCGCTTGGCAACACCTTCGACATGACGCCCCACGCCGGCGGCGCCATTGGCAATGTGTTCACTTACGCCAATGCCGGCCTGACGCTGCGCCTCGGCCGGCGCCTGCCGCACGATTACGGCCCGCCGCGCATCCAACCCAGCCTGCCGGGTTCGGGCTTCTTCGTGCCGCAGAACGGGTTCGGCTGGTATCTGTTCGCCGGCGTGGAGGGAAGAGCGGTCGCCCGCAACATCTTTCTCGATGGCAACACCTTCCGCGACAGCCGCAGCGTGGACAAGGAGCCGCTGGTCGGCGACCTCCAGTTCGGCTTCGCGCTGACCTGGAGCGACGTGCGCCTCGGCTATACCCACGTGCTGCGCACCCGGGAGTTCAAAACCCAGGGCAAGACCAGCGAGTTCGGGGCTGTCAGCCTTTCTATCCAGTTTTGA
- a CDS encoding type I restriction endonuclease subunit R encodes MKPTDTSEKGLESIVVASLVEEAGYVQSDPQDYDREHAVDLAKLLQFLAATQPDSYEALGIDEEGPKRTQFLHRLQGEIAKRGVVDVLRGGIKHGPAHVDLFYGTPTPGNVKAAERFAANIFSVTRQLRYSRNETALSLDMAVFINGLPIATFELKNKLTKQTVLDAVQQYQRDRDPKELLFQFGRCVVHFAVDDHEVRFCTHLKGKGSWFLPFNKGYNDGAGNPPNPAGLATDYLWKESLSKAGLTDILENYAQVVEEKDEKTGKKRYKQIFPRYHQLKVVRMLLANAAESGVGRRYLIQHSAGSGKSNSIAWLAHQLIGIVKGEAGSVKKENSPLTLQTSNFVFDSVIVVTDRRVLDKQIRDTIKQFAQVSATVGHAEHSGDLRRFLKAGKKIIITTVQKFPFILDEIGDEHRRAKFAIIIDEAHSSQGGKTTAAMNRVLEETAPYGGSDDEGEETVEDKINKIMEGRKMVSNASYFAFTATPKNKTLEIFGEPDPQPDGTVKHHPFHSYTMKQAIQEGFILDVLKNYTPVESYYRLAKTVEDDPLFDANKAQKKLRRYVESHEHAIREKTEIMVDHFHAQVIGHRKIGGQARAMVITNGIVRAIQYFHAFKDYLKERKSPYAPIVAFSGEHEYGGKKVTEATLNGFPSRQIPDKVQQDPYRFLIVADKFQTGYDEPLLHTMYVDKALSGIKAVQTLSRLNRAHPQKHDTFVLDFYNDSETIQKSFEPYYRTTILSDETDPNKLHDLKSDLDGYQVYSQAQIDDLVGLYLNGADRDKLDPILDACVATYNADLDEDGQVNFKGKAKAFVRTYGFLSSILAYSNADWEKLSIFLNFLIPKLPAPKEEDLSRGILEAIDMDSYRVEVKTSLKIGLPDQDAEIGPVPTSGGGRKPEPELDQLSNIIKAFNDQFGNIDWKDGDKIRKVIAEEIPAKVAADAAYQNAMKNNDKKTARIEHDAALQRVMIDLLSDHTELFKQFSDNPSFKKWLGDTIFGVTYQQQAGQSATGASHGR; translated from the coding sequence ATGAAACCGACCGACACCAGCGAAAAGGGCCTGGAATCAATCGTCGTCGCCTCCCTCGTGGAGGAGGCCGGATACGTTCAGAGCGACCCGCAGGACTATGACCGGGAACACGCCGTCGACCTGGCCAAGCTGTTGCAGTTCCTCGCCGCTACCCAGCCCGATAGCTATGAGGCTCTCGGCATCGACGAGGAAGGCCCCAAGCGTACCCAGTTCCTGCACCGCCTGCAGGGCGAGATCGCCAAGCGCGGCGTGGTAGACGTGCTGCGCGGCGGCATCAAGCACGGCCCGGCCCATGTGGACCTTTTCTACGGCACGCCGACGCCGGGCAACGTGAAGGCAGCGGAACGGTTCGCGGCCAACATCTTCAGCGTCACCCGCCAGCTCCGCTACAGCCGCAACGAGACCGCGCTCTCCCTCGACATGGCCGTGTTCATCAACGGCCTGCCCATCGCCACCTTCGAACTCAAGAACAAGCTCACCAAGCAGACGGTGCTCGATGCCGTGCAGCAGTACCAGCGTGACCGCGACCCGAAGGAGCTGCTGTTTCAGTTCGGCCGTTGCGTCGTTCATTTTGCCGTGGACGATCACGAGGTGCGTTTCTGCACCCACCTCAAGGGCAAGGGCTCGTGGTTTCTGCCCTTCAACAAGGGCTACAACGACGGCGCGGGCAATCCTCCGAACCCCGCCGGGCTCGCCACCGACTACCTGTGGAAGGAGTCCCTCTCCAAGGCAGGGTTGACCGACATCCTGGAAAACTACGCCCAAGTGGTGGAGGAAAAGGACGAGAAGACCGGTAAAAAGCGGTACAAACAAATCTTCCCCCGCTACCACCAGTTGAAGGTGGTGCGCATGCTGCTGGCCAATGCCGCCGAGAGCGGCGTCGGCAGGCGCTACCTGATCCAGCACTCGGCGGGCAGCGGCAAAAGTAACTCCATCGCCTGGCTGGCGCACCAGCTTATTGGAATTGTGAAGGGTGAAGCGGGAAGTGTGAAAAAAGAGAATTCACCCCTCACCCTTCAAACTTCAAACTTCGTCTTCGACTCGGTCATCGTGGTCACCGACCGACGGGTGCTCGACAAGCAGATCCGCGACACCATCAAGCAGTTCGCCCAGGTTTCCGCCACCGTCGGCCATGCCGAGCATTCCGGCGACCTGCGCCGCTTCCTCAAGGCCGGGAAGAAGATCATCATCACCACGGTGCAGAAGTTCCCGTTCATCCTCGATGAGATCGGCGATGAACACCGTAGAGCCAAGTTCGCCATCATCATCGACGAGGCCCATTCCAGCCAGGGCGGCAAGACCACTGCCGCGATGAATCGTGTGCTGGAAGAGACCGCGCCCTACGGCGGCTCTGATGACGAGGGGGAAGAGACGGTCGAGGACAAGATCAACAAGATCATGGAAGGCCGGAAGATGGTGAGCAACGCCAGCTACTTCGCCTTCACCGCGACCCCCAAGAACAAGACCCTGGAGATCTTCGGCGAGCCGGACCCTCAACCCGACGGCACCGTGAAGCACCACCCGTTCCACAGCTACACCATGAAACAGGCCATCCAGGAGGGCTTCATCCTCGATGTGCTGAAGAACTACACTCCGGTGGAGAGTTATTACCGTCTGGCCAAGACCGTGGAGGACGACCCGCTCTTCGACGCCAACAAGGCCCAGAAAAAGCTGCGCCGCTATGTGGAGTCCCATGAGCACGCCATCCGCGAGAAGACGGAGATTATGGTGGACCATTTCCACGCCCAGGTGATCGGCCACCGCAAGATCGGTGGCCAGGCCCGGGCGATGGTCATTACCAACGGCATCGTGCGGGCCATCCAGTATTTCCATGCCTTCAAGGATTACCTCAAGGAGCGCAAGAGCCCTTACGCGCCCATCGTGGCTTTTTCCGGGGAGCACGAGTACGGCGGAAAAAAGGTCACCGAAGCGACCCTGAACGGCTTCCCCAGCCGCCAGATCCCGGACAAGGTGCAACAGGACCCGTACCGCTTCCTGATCGTCGCCGACAAGTTCCAGACCGGCTACGACGAACCGCTGCTGCACACCATGTACGTGGACAAGGCGCTCTCCGGCATCAAGGCGGTGCAGACCCTCTCGCGGCTCAATCGCGCCCATCCGCAAAAGCACGACACCTTTGTGCTCGATTTCTACAACGACTCGGAGACCATCCAGAAGTCGTTCGAGCCCTATTACCGCACCACCATCCTCAGTGACGAGACCGACCCCAACAAGCTCCACGACCTCAAATCGGATCTGGACGGCTACCAGGTCTATTCGCAGGCGCAAATCGACGATCTGGTGGGGCTCTACCTGAACGGCGCGGACCGCGACAAGCTCGACCCGATCCTGGACGCCTGCGTGGCCACCTACAACGCCGATCTTGATGAGGACGGCCAGGTGAACTTCAAGGGCAAGGCCAAGGCCTTCGTCCGCACCTACGGCTTTCTGTCCTCGATCCTGGCGTACTCGAATGCCGACTGGGAAAAGCTGTCGATCTTTCTGAATTTCCTGATCCCGAAGCTCCCCGCGCCCAAGGAAGAGGACCTCTCCCGGGGCATCCTCGAGGCCATCGACATGGACAGCTACCGTGTCGAGGTGAAAACCAGCCTGAAGATAGGCCTTCCGGATCAGGATGCCGAAATCGGACCGGTGCCGACCAGCGGAGGTGGCCGCAAACCGGAACCGGAGCTGGACCAACTGAGCAACATCATCAAGGCGTTCAACGACCAGTTCGGCAACATCGATTGGAAGGACGGCGACAAGATCCGCAAGGTCATTGCCGAGGAGATCCCGGCCAAGGTCGCGGCGGACGCGGCCTACCAGAACGCCATGAAGAATAACGACAAGAAAACCGCCCGGATCGAGCACGACGCCGCGCTGCAACGCGTCATGATCGACCTCTTGTCCGACCACACCGAGCTGTTCAAGCAGTTCAGCGACAACCCGTCGTTCAAGAAATGGCTGGGCGACACCATCTTCGGCGTGACCTACCAGCAACAGGCCGGACAATCCGCAACGGGGGCGAGCCATGGACGTTAA
- a CDS encoding PDDEXK nuclease domain-containing protein codes for MKPTDKTPKNSLGKPQDYPRLLSEIKERIRSAQYEALKAVNKELVGLYWDIGRMIVERQDVEGWGKAVVEQLAADLRTEFPGVGGFSASNLWRMKAFFEAYTGLEKLAPLVREIGWSHNLAILERCKDPLEREFYLRMTRKFGWSKNVLVHQIDNQSYEKSLLGQTNFDQALTPELRAQAKLAVKDEYTFDFLELGEEHSERELERALIARIEDFLRAMGGMFAFMGSQYRLEVDGKEFFIDLLLFHRRLRCLVAIELKVGEFLPEFVGKMQFYLAALDRQVRQEDENPSIGIILCKEKSRTIVEYALHDARKPIGVATYEITKTLPKALKGQLPSPKDIAHLLEDL; via the coding sequence ATGAAACCGACTGACAAAACCCCAAAAAACAGCCTCGGCAAACCGCAGGACTACCCGCGCCTGCTGTCCGAGATCAAGGAGCGCATCCGCTCCGCCCAGTATGAAGCCCTCAAGGCGGTCAACAAGGAGTTGGTCGGTCTGTACTGGGACATCGGGCGGATGATCGTGGAGCGGCAGGATGTTGAAGGCTGGGGCAAGGCGGTGGTGGAACAGCTCGCCGCCGATCTGCGGACGGAGTTTCCCGGCGTGGGGGGCTTTTCGGCTTCCAACCTCTGGCGGATGAAGGCTTTTTTCGAGGCGTACACCGGCCTGGAAAAACTCGCACCACTGGTGCGAGAAATCGGCTGGAGCCACAACCTGGCCATCCTGGAGCGCTGCAAGGACCCGCTGGAGCGGGAGTTCTATCTGCGCATGACCCGCAAGTTCGGCTGGTCCAAGAACGTGCTCGTTCACCAGATCGATAACCAGAGCTATGAAAAATCCCTGCTGGGCCAGACCAATTTCGACCAGGCGCTCACACCGGAACTTCGCGCCCAGGCCAAGCTGGCGGTGAAGGACGAATACACCTTCGATTTTCTGGAACTGGGCGAGGAACACAGCGAGCGGGAGCTGGAGCGGGCGCTCATCGCCCGGATCGAGGATTTCCTCCGGGCCATGGGCGGCATGTTCGCCTTCATGGGCAGCCAATACCGGCTGGAGGTGGACGGCAAAGAGTTTTTCATCGACCTGCTGTTGTTTCACCGCCGTCTGCGCTGTCTTGTCGCCATTGAATTGAAAGTCGGCGAATTCCTGCCGGAGTTCGTCGGCAAGATGCAGTTTTATCTGGCGGCGCTGGACCGGCAGGTCCGCCAGGAGGACGAGAACCCCTCCATCGGCATCATCCTGTGCAAGGAGAAGAGCCGCACAATTGTGGAATACGCCCTGCACGACGCCCGCAAGCCCATCGGCGTGGCCACTTATGAAATCACCAAGACCCTGCCCAAGGCGCTGAAAGGCCAACTGCCGTCGCCGAAGGACATCGCCCATTTGCTGGAGGACCTATGA
- a CDS encoding NADAR domain-containing protein — MSQGNQIRTYSPSAAAVFLKTNEKYGGLSNMAPGFPLCVNGVRIRTSEALYQACRFPHLPDIQRQIIDERSPMTAKMRIKPLKNRSRQDWDSVRVKIMRWCLRVKLAQNWRTFGELLLSTGDLPIVEQSRKDDFWGAKVSKDGSLVGMNVLGRLLMELREQLKSGDIEGLKLIEPPPITNFVLYHHPIEAVRPAETSSDMDIGVKKRGIPPTQIKPVQPSLFAPSTRPQVHNSSTNDSPRNGVTIIKGYPEYKDSGQPFLGVIPAHWNLFRNGRLFSQRNETGFGELPILEVSLKTGVRVRDMDNLKRKQVMSDREKYKRAAQGDIAYNMMRMWQGAVGVAPVDGLVSPAYVVVRPFPEVDCRYFSYLFRTASYMNEVDAFSRGIVKDRNRLYWQDFKRMTSPVPSIEEQRHITRFLDAAGSKAQRFIRNKRRLIELLKEQKQNVINQAVTRGLDPKVKFKPSGVEWIGDIPEHWDATKLKRVVSFNPSKSETRANPADEEKVVFLPMENISVNGDIDCSEKRTLSEVWNGFTYFRRGDVVVAKITPCFENGKGAYLKGLESDFGFGTTELIVLRPSKAIDGAFLRFLTSTKQFLLLGEQYMTGAAGQQRIPSDFVKNYPIGLPPIEEQLEILEHIQEKSAEIDQAISRAQREIELMREYRTRLISDVVTGQVDVRGIEVPEVVEEELLSLDEDTGEADDVIDDEGDMDETD; from the coding sequence ATGAGTCAGGGTAATCAAATTCGAACCTATAGCCCATCAGCAGCCGCTGTCTTTCTGAAGACGAACGAAAAGTATGGTGGGCTATCCAACATGGCACCAGGCTTTCCGCTTTGTGTAAATGGGGTTCGAATCCGCACTTCTGAGGCTCTTTATCAAGCGTGCCGTTTCCCGCATCTGCCCGATATACAACGCCAGATCATTGATGAGCGAAGCCCAATGACGGCAAAGATGCGGATCAAGCCGCTAAAAAATAGGTCACGTCAGGACTGGGATTCTGTGCGCGTAAAAATCATGCGCTGGTGTCTCAGGGTCAAACTGGCGCAAAACTGGCGTACCTTTGGTGAATTGCTGCTATCGACAGGTGATCTGCCTATTGTTGAGCAGTCCCGTAAAGATGATTTTTGGGGTGCAAAAGTCTCCAAGGACGGTTCTTTGGTTGGCATGAACGTTTTGGGCCGCTTGTTAATGGAATTACGAGAGCAATTGAAATCGGGTGACATAGAAGGACTAAAACTCATAGAACCACCACCTATCACAAATTTTGTACTGTATCATCACCCAATTGAAGCGGTTCGTCCTGCTGAGACATCCTCCGACATGGACATTGGCGTCAAAAAGAGGGGCATCCCGCCAACGCAGATTAAACCTGTGCAGCCGTCTCTTTTTGCACCGTCAACAAGACCTCAAGTGCACAACAGCTCGACAAATGACTCCCCCAGAAATGGAGTGACGATAATAAAGGGTTATCCGGAATATAAGGATTCCGGGCAGCCGTTCCTGGGCGTAATTCCAGCTCACTGGAATCTGTTCAGGAACGGCCGCCTTTTCTCACAGCGCAACGAGACCGGGTTTGGAGAGTTACCCATTCTTGAGGTCTCCTTGAAAACCGGTGTCCGCGTGCGCGACATGGACAACCTGAAGCGCAAGCAGGTGATGTCCGACCGGGAAAAATACAAGCGAGCGGCTCAGGGGGATATTGCCTACAACATGATGCGCATGTGGCAGGGAGCCGTGGGCGTTGCCCCCGTGGACGGGCTGGTCAGTCCAGCTTATGTCGTTGTACGACCCTTTCCCGAGGTGGACTGCCGCTACTTCAGCTATCTGTTCCGCACCGCGTCCTATATGAACGAGGTGGACGCCTTTTCTCGGGGCATCGTGAAAGACCGTAACCGGCTTTACTGGCAGGATTTCAAGCGCATGACGTCGCCCGTTCCTTCGATTGAGGAGCAGCGGCACATCACCAGATTTCTTGATGCGGCCGGCAGTAAGGCTCAGCGGTTCATACGCAACAAGCGGCGGCTCATCGAACTGCTCAAGGAGCAGAAGCAGAACGTCATCAACCAGGCCGTGACCCGGGGGCTTGATCCCAAGGTCAAGTTCAAGCCCAGCGGCGTGGAATGGATCGGAGATATTCCGGAGCACTGGGATGCCACGAAGCTCAAACGCGTGGTTAGCTTCAATCCATCGAAATCTGAGACACGAGCGAATCCGGCGGATGAAGAAAAGGTTGTCTTTCTTCCCATGGAGAACATCTCCGTCAATGGGGATATCGATTGCTCCGAAAAACGCACGCTGTCCGAAGTCTGGAATGGCTTTACCTATTTCCGACGCGGGGATGTGGTTGTCGCGAAAATCACTCCCTGTTTTGAAAACGGCAAGGGAGCTTACCTCAAAGGGCTTGAGTCTGATTTCGGCTTTGGTACTACCGAGTTGATTGTTCTTCGCCCTTCAAAGGCCATCGACGGCGCTTTTCTCCGGTTCCTCACATCAACCAAACAGTTCCTGTTACTGGGCGAGCAATACATGACTGGCGCGGCTGGCCAGCAGCGGATTCCATCGGATTTTGTGAAAAATTATCCAATTGGTCTGCCACCAATTGAGGAGCAATTGGAAATTCTTGAACACATCCAGGAAAAGTCGGCCGAGATCGACCAGGCCATTTCTCGCGCCCAACGTGAGATCGAACTGATGCGCGAATACCGCACCCGGCTGATTTCCGATGTGGTCACAGGCCAGGTGGATGTGCGCGGCATCGAAGTGCCGGAGGTTGTCGAGGAAGAGCTGCTGTCTCTGGATGAGGACACCGGTGAAGCCGATGACGTGATCGATGACGAGGGGGACATGGATGAAACCGACTGA
- a CDS encoding class I SAM-dependent DNA methyltransferase, with translation MNHVIHNSIVNFIWGIADDVLRDVYVRGKYRDVILPMTVIRRLDALLEPSKEKVLGMKKQLDGAGIANQHAALCQASGEAFYNVSPFTLRDLKNRAKQQQLKADFEAYLDGFSPNVQEILDKFKFRNQIPTLIEADILGHLIEKFLDGRVNLSPKPVQDVDGNELLPALDNHSMGTIFEELIRRFNEENNEEAGEHFTPRDVVKLMADLIFLPVADDIESGTYLVYDGACGTGGMLTVAEERLAELAESHGKDVSIHLYGQEVQPETYAISKADLLLKGEGAEAENMKYGSTLSSDAFPSQEFDFMLSNPPYGKSWKTDLERLGGKGDIKDPRFLTQHAGDPEYKMITRSSDGQLMFLVNKLSKMKHTTRLGSRIAEVHNGSSLFTGDAGQGESNIRRWIIENDWLEAIIALPENMFYNTGIATYIWVLTNRKSEERKGKVQLIDATEWYVPLRRNLGKKNCEFSEEHIRTICDLVVNPVETEKSKIFPNEAFGYWKVTVDRPLRLAVDLNPARLERFERACAKAKEEPLAGLARRVAETIGAGTHLDFNAFIDVCDADADKHGVKLTAKRKKLLQSDLCDTSEDAAPVLKKVHKPGKATSDPIHGLFEAEVGGKTCVVEYEPDTALRDSEQVPLLEEGGIEAFFRREVLPYTPDAWIDPGKTLVGYEISFTRHFYRPAPMRTLDEIKADIYALEQETEGLLDDILIGGKQ, from the coding sequence ATGAACCATGTGATCCACAACAGCATCGTGAATTTTATCTGGGGCATTGCCGACGACGTGTTGCGCGATGTCTACGTGCGCGGCAAGTACCGCGACGTGATCCTGCCAATGACGGTCATCCGCCGTCTCGACGCGCTTTTGGAGCCGAGCAAGGAAAAAGTCCTCGGCATGAAGAAGCAGCTCGACGGGGCCGGGATCGCCAACCAACACGCCGCGCTCTGCCAGGCCTCCGGCGAGGCCTTTTACAACGTCTCGCCCTTTACCCTGCGCGACCTGAAGAACCGCGCCAAACAGCAACAGCTCAAGGCCGATTTCGAAGCTTATCTGGACGGCTTTTCACCCAACGTCCAGGAGATCCTGGACAAGTTCAAGTTTCGCAACCAGATACCGACCTTGATCGAGGCCGACATCCTCGGTCACCTGATCGAGAAATTCCTCGACGGCCGCGTCAACCTGAGTCCCAAGCCGGTGCAGGACGTGGACGGCAACGAGCTGCTTCCCGCGCTCGACAACCACTCCATGGGCACCATCTTCGAGGAGCTGATCCGCCGCTTCAACGAAGAGAACAACGAAGAGGCCGGAGAGCACTTCACGCCCCGCGACGTGGTCAAGCTCATGGCCGACCTGATCTTCCTGCCGGTGGCCGACGACATCGAATCCGGAACTTATCTCGTCTATGACGGGGCCTGCGGCACCGGCGGCATGCTGACCGTGGCCGAGGAGCGTCTAGCCGAACTGGCCGAAAGCCACGGCAAGGATGTCTCCATTCACCTCTACGGCCAGGAGGTACAGCCGGAAACCTACGCCATCTCCAAGGCCGACCTGCTGCTCAAAGGCGAAGGGGCCGAGGCCGAGAACATGAAGTACGGCTCCACGCTCTCCAGCGATGCCTTCCCGTCGCAGGAATTCGACTTCATGCTCTCCAATCCGCCCTACGGCAAGAGTTGGAAAACCGACTTGGAGCGCCTGGGCGGTAAGGGGGACATCAAGGACCCGCGCTTTTTAACCCAGCACGCTGGCGACCCGGAATACAAGATGATCACCCGTTCCTCGGACGGGCAGCTCATGTTCCTGGTCAACAAGCTCTCCAAGATGAAGCACACCACCCGCCTCGGCAGCCGCATCGCCGAGGTTCACAACGGCTCGTCGCTCTTCACCGGCGACGCCGGTCAGGGCGAGAGCAATATCCGCCGCTGGATCATCGAGAACGACTGGCTGGAGGCCATCATCGCCCTGCCGGAGAACATGTTCTACAACACCGGCATCGCCACCTACATCTGGGTGCTCACCAACCGCAAGAGCGAAGAGCGTAAAGGCAAGGTTCAGCTCATCGACGCCACCGAATGGTACGTGCCGCTGCGCCGCAACCTCGGCAAGAAGAATTGCGAGTTCTCCGAAGAACATATCCGCACTATCTGCGACCTGGTGGTGAATCCGGTCGAAACCGAGAAATCCAAGATCTTCCCCAACGAGGCCTTCGGCTACTGGAAGGTGACGGTGGACCGTCCGCTGCGCCTCGCCGTCGACCTGAACCCGGCCCGGCTGGAACGGTTCGAGCGGGCCTGCGCCAAGGCCAAGGAAGAGCCGCTGGCGGGCCTTGCCCGCCGCGTGGCCGAGACCATCGGAGCCGGTACGCACCTGGACTTCAATGCCTTTATAGATGTCTGCGACGCCGATGCCGACAAACACGGCGTCAAGCTCACCGCCAAGCGCAAGAAGCTGCTGCAGAGCGACCTCTGCGACACCAGCGAGGACGCCGCGCCGGTGCTGAAGAAGGTTCACAAACCGGGCAAGGCCACGTCTGATCCCATCCACGGCCTGTTCGAAGCCGAGGTGGGCGGCAAGACCTGCGTGGTTGAATACGAGCCGGATACCGCCCTGCGCGACAGCGAACAGGTGCCGCTGCTGGAAGAAGGCGGTATCGAAGCGTTCTTCCGGCGCGAGGTGCTGCCCTACACCCCGGACGCATGGATCGACCCGGGCAAAACGCTGGTGGGCTACGAGATCTCCTTCACCCGCCATTTCTACCGGCCCGCGCCCATGCGCACCCTCGATGAGATCAAGGCCGATATCTACGCCCTGGAGCAGGAGACTGAAGGGTTACTCGATGATATTTTGATCGGAGGAAAACAATGA
- a CDS encoding aldo/keto reductase produces MQYRQLGQSGLLVSELCFGTMTFGAKGYWEVVGGLDQAAAQRLVDIAIDGGINFFDTADVYSHGLSEEILGKTLKGKRDQVVLATKVRGRMSANINDVGLSRHHIIQSCENSLKRLGTDHIDLYIVHSFDFMTPLEETLSALDHLVRQGKVRYLGCSNYFAWQLMKALSISERKHLEKFVSLQAYYSLVARDVEYELVPLCEDQGLGLTPWSPLAGGFLTGKYPRGNPKAQEGRRSREEQNFIQFDEDRAYAILDEVQRIARERGVSPAQVSLNYLLRKPAVSSVLIGATRPAQLEDNLNTVAWSLTPDEVARLDAVSEPPRMYPKWMLDFTRLDRDDPQMML; encoded by the coding sequence ATGCAGTATCGTCAATTGGGTCAATCCGGACTGTTGGTATCTGAATTGTGCTTCGGCACGATGACGTTCGGCGCCAAGGGCTACTGGGAAGTGGTCGGCGGCCTGGATCAGGCGGCGGCGCAGCGCCTGGTCGATATCGCCATCGACGGCGGCATCAATTTCTTTGACACGGCGGATGTCTATTCCCACGGCCTCTCGGAGGAGATTCTCGGCAAGACCCTGAAGGGCAAGCGTGATCAGGTGGTGCTGGCCACCAAGGTGCGTGGTCGCATGAGCGCCAACATCAACGACGTGGGTCTGAGCCGACACCACATCATCCAGAGCTGCGAGAACAGTCTGAAGCGTCTGGGCACCGATCATATCGATCTCTACATTGTCCACAGCTTCGATTTCATGACGCCGCTGGAGGAAACCCTCTCGGCGCTCGATCACCTGGTGCGACAGGGCAAGGTGCGCTATCTGGGCTGCTCCAATTACTTCGCCTGGCAGCTCATGAAGGCGCTGTCGATTTCCGAGCGCAAGCACCTGGAGAAGTTCGTCTCGCTGCAGGCCTACTACTCACTCGTTGCCCGCGACGTAGAATACGAATTGGTGCCCCTGTGCGAAGACCAGGGCTTGGGGCTGACGCCTTGGTCGCCGCTGGCCGGGGGTTTCCTGACTGGCAAGTACCCTCGGGGGAACCCGAAAGCGCAGGAAGGTCGCCGTAGCCGGGAAGAACAGAACTTCATCCAGTTCGACGAGGACCGCGCTTATGCCATTCTGGACGAAGTGCAGCGAATCGCCAGGGAGCGCGGCGTAAGCCCTGCCCAAGTGTCTCTCAACTACCTGCTGCGTAAGCCAGCGGTGAGTTCGGTGCTGATTGGCGCCACCAGGCCGGCGCAGCTCGAGGACAACCTCAATACCGTGGCTTGGTCACTGACGCCGGACGAAGTGGCCCGGCTCGATGCGGTCAGCGAGCCTCCGCGCATGTATCCCAAGTGGATGCTGGATTTCACCCGTCTCGATCGGGACGATCCGCAAATGATGCTTTGA
- a CDS encoding helix-turn-helix transcriptional regulator, translated as MKNFGETIRDLRVAQDLGLRETATKAGISPAYLSRIERGKERPPRPEVIKELAKVLAADPDVLFRLSSSTDPEVVDYLHDQPEVMNLLRYIKEASFTEDEIKSLIQAAESIKANTH; from the coding sequence ATGAAAAACTTTGGTGAAACCATCCGCGACCTTCGAGTCGCCCAAGACCTCGGGCTGCGCGAGACAGCGACCAAGGCAGGCATCTCCCCCGCCTACCTGAGCCGCATAGAGCGTGGCAAGGAGCGTCCGCCAAGGCCAGAGGTAATCAAAGAGCTGGCCAAGGTGCTGGCCGCCGATCCCGACGTGCTGTTCCGTTTGTCCTCGTCCACGGACCCGGAAGTTGTCGACTACCTTCATGACCAACCCGAAGTCATGAATTTGCTTCGCTACATCAAGGAAGCCAGCTTTACCGAGGATGAGATCAAGAGCCTCATCCAGGCAGCCGAAAGCATCAAGGCCAACACCCATTAG